The nucleotide sequence TGGCATGTTCTGTGCGCTCGGGAGCTCGGGTGACCTCGCGCAGCTCAAGACTGCCCTTGAGCCCGTGTTCTTGAGCCCCAGCGCCGTTCGCGAGATTGTTGCCCGTGCCGAGACGGCAGGCTTCGAGTTCGACGACTAATGCTGTCACCAGCAGGTCTGCCGGGGTTCAGGCCGCAAGCCGAAGTGGCCTGCCGCCCCAGCGGATGTGCTTCTGGCTGCGGATGCGGGAGCGTTCGCGTCGTTGGGCGGCGAGGACATCGGGGTGACGGGCGTTCTTGTTGCGCCACCGCAGATAGGCGTGCAATGCCCGGTTCTGGACGCTGTGATTGGGGTGGTTCGAGTTGGCGAGGGTGAACTGCTGTAGGGGCCCGAAGTGGGCCTCGATTGGGTTGGCCCAGGACGCGTAGGTCGGGGCGAAGCAGAGATCGATCCCTTTTTCCGGGCGGCCCAGCGGCGGATCCGCCAGTTCAGGTGCGCGGACAGGTTGTCGGGGATCACGTAGATCGGGGCGCCGTCCGGACGGGCCGCGCGGATCGACCGTAGGGCCGCCCAAGTGTGGTCCATGCCCTTGCGTCGGCGGACGACTCCCCAGAGTTGGTCATCGCCGACCGAGTAGCAGCCATGGAAGTAGGTGATGCCATGAGGGCGGCGGTATGTCGTCGGCCCATCACAGTGGCTTGTGCGCACGCCGGCACGCGCCACGCCACAGGCTAAGAGGCACACCGCTGAGATCATGGCCGTGGAAGGGCACCTAGATGAGCGCCGGAATGGTTCCGAGCCGCGACGCGGGCAGGTAACGAAGGCAGCCTGCTGGCAGCAGCCAGCGCGCTGGCCGACGGCGGTCGATTGAGGCAAGGCACTCCCCTGGTTCGACCAGGCTGCCGCTGTCGACGATGAGTACGCGCTCGCCGAGGCGGCCGAGGCCTTGCTGGACGCTGGCCGTGTAGTGGACGCCTCGTTCCTGAGGGAGCAGGCCGAGCGCGAAGGGCATGACTTGGCCAGCGAAGCCATCGCACGGGAGTTGGCAATCGCTGGCCGCCGCGACGGCACCCTTGCATGGCTGGCACTTCCGCTGGGCCGCCCATCAACATGCAGGGCAGCCACGGCGGACAAGTCTCTTGATGGAGCTCGGCCGGAGGAGTGATTACGGCGTAATCACTCGGGCGGCGAGGAAGCGGCAGTTCGTGCGCAAGTTGCCATACACGGTGTCCCGGCGGCGCTCCCTTCCCATCGGTCGTGGGAGTCGCCAGCGGTAGATCTCTTCGGACCCGGTCGGACAGCTGCCGTTGCTGCCTCGGCGCTGTCCTGTCTCAACGAAGTTGGTCGTCCTCGGGTGCTGACCTTCGTGGGCTGGATTGTGTGAGACGCGTGAGCCGGATTCGTTGAGACAACATGGCGGGTTTCGGGGTTGGTGGCGCCCTATCTCGATGTCCCGATGGTGTGGTTGATCGCGGAAGCGACGTCGTCAGCGACATGGGTGGGCCAGTAGGAGTCCTGGGTCCAGGCATGTCCGTTCGTCACCCATACGCTCCGAAGACCGAGCAGGTGGGCGCCCGCGATGTCAGCGTGCGGTGAATCGCCGATGACCCACGCGCCCCGCAGGGGGAGGCTGACGGTGGCGGCGGCCGCCTGGAAGATCTCCGGTTCCGGCTTCTTGTGGCCGACGCTTTCGGAGATGACCCAGCCCTGAACGAGCTGGTCGAGTCCGGTGTTACGGATCTTCGCTTCCTGCTGGACG is from Streptomyces rishiriensis and encodes:
- a CDS encoding HAD family hydrolase is translated as MVPTTTIRALLDTGAADRVVLAQSTREALGKAPAHGWSCVIVTNGRTVQQEAKIRNTGLDQLVQGWVISESVGHKKPEPEIFQAAAATVSLPLRGAWVIGDSPHADIAGAHLLGLRSVWVTNGHAWTQDSYWPTHVADDVASAINHTIGTSR